In the Zingiber officinale cultivar Zhangliang chromosome 5A, Zo_v1.1, whole genome shotgun sequence genome, TCATTTACACACGGTTCACTATGATAAAATCTGAAACTTATATCATTAAACTGTTGTTACAACgaggaaaggagaaaaaaaaacccacaaacttgagcaagaggaagaagacaagaCTGGAATTAAAAGAAATACCACCACCTCCTGTTTCTGGTGGCCGGAGATGTGACGGTGCTCTGAGACCTCTGAGGAAGCTGTTCCCTAGTATTGTGCTGGATTCTCACCTCACCAGTAGGTTTTTTTAACCAGAAAGCCAAAGCGATCCCAACAATACTAACAATTGGAGCGGCAGCTAGAAACAGCCATCGGATTCTGTTACCTTCGCCTCTTGGTTGATTCAGCTCCTGTGGGTGCTCCACTCTACCTGGCTCAGTGCTTGTGCCATTGAAGTCGGGAGCTTCCTCGGTCTCCAGCTCAGTAAATGCATAATAGATTTCTGCATCTGTGTTGGGTGGCTGAGGTTCATGTCTTGCAGTAATGTTGTAGTTCCTTTTCGTCTCTTCGTACTCTGGATCATCGGTTGGAAGTTCATGCCGGCAAACTGGGCACGAGTTCCTCAACTTTAACCATGGCACGATACAGAAAGAATGGTACAGGTGATTGCAGGGAAGCTGCTTTGCTTCTGTATCAACGGCCAATGGATCCTTGCAAACCGCACAGATCTGAGTACCATGCCTCTCGTGGTCGTCCGAAATGACTACCGATGGAAGATCCCTCACTGAGGAAGCTGCTGCAGGAGGTGCACCTCTTCTTGAGTTGTCAGCCGCCGCTAGCTGCTCGAGTAGTTCCTCAAACCCTCTTGCATCGACATAGTCCTCCGGGTTCCCCACATACGCTGGTTGAAATCCTGATTCTTCAAAGTCATTATCACCATACCGTGCTTGTGCTTCGCCTACCCTGAAGTGAAACCAGGCATCATCTCGAGCTACTCTGCCATCGCCATTGGGACTGATGTTAGTAGCATCCTGGAATTGCTGGTGTGGGTAGACAGATCTGTGTTCTTCCCAAATAGCCTCTTCCCAATATCGTTCTTCATCCTCTTGGTCATCAGAGTTCCACTGATCTAGTCCTGCATGCATTGGGTCAATGTCTGTGTCACTTGACCCGGAGCTTCCATTCTCGAGTTGCAAAAACAAATCTCTGTCAAATAAACTATGCCGATCCACAGAGGCATCCGAGTCTCCACCATAACCGCCAAAACTTAAGTTTGAGTCAGATTCTCCAAATATGGAGTCTGATTGATCAAGAACATCACTGTCATTATCAGATAATACAACCTGTTGTCTCCTGGACCTACTTCGAGCTGCATAATAGCTTCCACGTCGCCGAGTAGCAGGAGTATTGCTGCCTCCAACTTGTGTTTCATCATGACGGTTGGCCAAATTAATCAGTTGTGAAAATCTGCGAGAGAATGAATCCTCCATTGACTCCAAGCTCCTAAACCTGTCTCTGCTGTGTCGCCTTAATCGACGAATATCTCTCATGCTCAAATTTGTCTGATTATCATCAAGGATCATGATTTTACACTCTCTACAAATGTGGATTGCTTCAAAACCATCATTCACTTCGGCTTCCAAAGAAAAACTTCTTCGGCATAATAAGCATCGTACTCCTGTTGGGCTCGAATGAGGAAATAAACTTTGGTTTTGGGGCGAATGGTCTCCAGACAATGGCGACTCAAGGTAGAATTCCTGGGATTCACCATCCATCTGGGAACCTGATTTGATAGAAAATGATTCTCAATTCCAAGCGAAAGCAAATAAAAAAATTGTTATGAAACTGTTCAATAATGCCAAAAATTCATTATCAATTTCTTAAAGCTAGATGAAGCAAACAAGCAATACAGGCGATGACTAATGTGTTTTACTTAAATTATTAACATTTACATGTAAAAtcatttcagaaaaaaaaaactgcTTGCTATCAAGCTCAACTatgtaaacattttttttttttgatgaatgagaTCAACTATGTAAACATGGTGGCATGAGGTCATGCCACCATGTTTACATAGTTGAtctcattcatcaaaaaaaaaaaaaaaggctt is a window encoding:
- the LOC121980619 gene encoding uncharacterized protein LOC121980619, yielding MDGESQEFYLESPLSGDHSPQNQSLFPHSSPTGVRCLLCRRSFSLEAEVNDGFEAIHICRECKIMILDDNQTNLSMRDIRRLRRHSRDRFRSLESMEDSFSRRFSQLINLANRHDETQVGGSNTPATRRRGSYYAARSRSRRQQVVLSDNDSDVLDQSDSIFGESDSNLSFGGYGGDSDASVDRHSLFDRDLFLQLENGSSGSSDTDIDPMHAGLDQWNSDDQEDEERYWEEAIWEEHRSVYPHQQFQDATNISPNGDGRVARDDAWFHFRVGEAQARYGDNDFEESGFQPAYVGNPEDYVDARGFEELLEQLAAADNSRRGAPPAAASSVRDLPSVVISDDHERHGTQICAVCKDPLAVDTEAKQLPCNHLYHSFCIVPWLKLRNSCPVCRHELPTDDPEYEETKRNYNITARHEPQPPNTDAEIYYAFTELETEEAPDFNGTSTEPGRVEHPQELNQPRGEGNRIRWLFLAAAPIVSIVGIALAFWLKKPTGEVRIQHNTREQLPQRSQSTVTSPATRNRRWWYFF